Proteins from a genomic interval of Gopherus evgoodei ecotype Sinaloan lineage chromosome 7, rGopEvg1_v1.p, whole genome shotgun sequence:
- the LOC115655478 gene encoding uncharacterized protein LOC115655478 isoform X2, whose translation MLSLVNNGAYAYCSVICFSMEPVTSNCILPPGQGPHTHGGNQNNHVPATLYPIVKVLSKHDQRENKLKRKREETAEKENSPASVTDGRMKPSMGNLSENAVVSATSTPPPEELPKNQKSALRPLTTQNSTEVQMKHPGSPDLIYVKPKDKTKDSGKKQPHKHNSSCSAATATPSPEKTVSENAHIHKPRARTLGVLKVRKPGACDVWAPYKKPWTRSFCDAKVLQPHKHNSSSSAATATASPEKTVKENAHVHKPGACALGVVNKTPSTDKTFSQNHKLATAPPSSSVWEEFDASIRKVMDAVSSGSLKERPSRKTWEKYDALFRAMLKDRRAEKGVSEQA comes from the exons ATGCTGTCTTTAGTAAATAATGGTGCCTATGCTTATTGCAGTGTGATCTGTTTTAGCATGGAACCAGTAACTTCAAACTGCATTTTACCACCAGGCCAAG GCCCACACACACATGGGGGGAACCAGAACAATCATGTTCCAGCAACACTTTATCCCATAGtgaaag TACTGTCAAAACATGACCAGAGGGAAAACAaactcaaaagaaaaagagaggagacagctgaaaaggaaaattcaccAGCATCAGTGACTGATGGACGGATGAAGCCTA GCATGGGCAACCTTTCTGAAAATGCTGTAGTCAGCGCTACAAGCACACCTCCTCCAGAAGAACTACCAAAGAACCAAAAATCTGCTTTGAGACCTTTAACAACGCAAAACAGCACTGAAGTGCAGATGAAGCATCCGGGCAGCCCAGACCTCATATACGTGAAACCCaaggacaaaacaaaagactctggTAAAAAGCAACCACACAAACACAACTCCAGTTGCTCAGCGGCTACAGCCACACCAAGCCCTGAGAAAACTGTGAGCGAAAATGCCCACATTCACAAACCCAGAGCACGCACTCTAGGGGTTCTGAAGGTGCGCAAACCTGGAGCATGTGATGTATGGGCTCCATATAAAAAACCATGGACTAGAAGCTTCTGCGATGCCAAGGTGTTGCAACCACACAAACACAATTCCAGTTCTTCAGCGGCCACCGCCACAGCAAGCCCTGAGAAAACTGTGAAAGAAAATGCCCACGTTCACAAACCCGGAGCATGCGCTCTAGGGGTTGTGAATAAAACACCGAGCACTGACAAAACATTCTCCCAAAACCATAAGCTCGCCACAGCTCCCCCAAGTTCTAGTGTTTGGGAAGAGTTTGATGCTTCCATCAGAAAAGTGATGGATGCTGTATCCTCGGGGAGTCTAAAAGAACGGCCTTCTAGAAAGACTTGGGAAAAATATGATGCTTTGTTCAGAGCAATGTTAAAAGACAGGAGGGCTGAAAAGGGTGTCTCTGAGCAGGCATGA
- the LOC115655478 gene encoding uncharacterized protein LOC115655478 isoform X1, with protein MLSLVNNGAYAYCSVICFSMEPVTSNCILPPGQGPHTHGGNQNNHVPATLYPIVKVLSKHDQRENKLKRKREETAEKENSPASVTDGRMKPSMGNLSENTVVSATRTPPPEPPKKLKRKREETTEKENLPASVTDGQMKPSMGNLSENAVVSATSTPPPEELPKNQKSALRPLTTQNSTEVQMKHPGSPDLIYVKPKDKTKDSGKKQPHKHNSSCSAATATPSPEKTVSENAHIHKPRARTLGVLKVRKPGACDVWAPYKKPWTRSFCDAKVLQPHKHNSSSSAATATASPEKTVKENAHVHKPGACALGVVNKTPSTDKTFSQNHKLATAPPSSSVWEEFDASIRKVMDAVSSGSLKERPSRKTWEKYDALFRAMLKDRRAEKGVSEQA; from the exons ATGCTGTCTTTAGTAAATAATGGTGCCTATGCTTATTGCAGTGTGATCTGTTTTAGCATGGAACCAGTAACTTCAAACTGCATTTTACCACCAGGCCAAG GCCCACACACACATGGGGGGAACCAGAACAATCATGTTCCAGCAACACTTTATCCCATAGtgaaag TACTGTCAAAACATGACCAGAGGGAAAACAaactcaaaagaaaaagagaggagacagctgaaaaggaaaattcaccAGCATCAGTGACTGATGGACGGATGAAGCCTA gCATGGGCAACCTTTCTGAAAATACTGTAGTCAGCGCTACAAGGACACCTCCTCCAGAACCACCAAAgaaactcaaaagaaaaagagaggagacaactgaaaaggaaaatttaccagcatcagtgactgatggacagatgaagccca GCATGGGCAACCTTTCTGAAAATGCTGTAGTCAGCGCTACAAGCACACCTCCTCCAGAAGAACTACCAAAGAACCAAAAATCTGCTTTGAGACCTTTAACAACGCAAAACAGCACTGAAGTGCAGATGAAGCATCCGGGCAGCCCAGACCTCATATACGTGAAACCCaaggacaaaacaaaagactctggTAAAAAGCAACCACACAAACACAACTCCAGTTGCTCAGCGGCTACAGCCACACCAAGCCCTGAGAAAACTGTGAGCGAAAATGCCCACATTCACAAACCCAGAGCACGCACTCTAGGGGTTCTGAAGGTGCGCAAACCTGGAGCATGTGATGTATGGGCTCCATATAAAAAACCATGGACTAGAAGCTTCTGCGATGCCAAGGTGTTGCAACCACACAAACACAATTCCAGTTCTTCAGCGGCCACCGCCACAGCAAGCCCTGAGAAAACTGTGAAAGAAAATGCCCACGTTCACAAACCCGGAGCATGCGCTCTAGGGGTTGTGAATAAAACACCGAGCACTGACAAAACATTCTCCCAAAACCATAAGCTCGCCACAGCTCCCCCAAGTTCTAGTGTTTGGGAAGAGTTTGATGCTTCCATCAGAAAAGTGATGGATGCTGTATCCTCGGGGAGTCTAAAAGAACGGCCTTCTAGAAAGACTTGGGAAAAATATGATGCTTTGTTCAGAGCAATGTTAAAAGACAGGAGGGCTGAAAAGGGTGTCTCTGAGCAGGCATGA